The proteins below are encoded in one region of Pseudomonas ekonensis:
- a CDS encoding AraC family transcriptional regulator, whose product MNSKHIDLLDFSELPSAVYFRYADFNAHEYAAPHRHPWGTLEYAAHGVLHMDVDGSRFMSPPQYAVWVPPQVEHSFYSHQPVNYRAVCLDPSVCADLPARACTLAISDILKAILKDFAARDVKIPDLDADRRLAQVLVDQLRQAPVHECYLPYASSPGLLAILDALQAEPGNNQPLAHWAQQVHVSERTLARQFVRELGMSFGEWRQRLRYLAAIEALESPRSVQEIAFDLGYSSGSAFIAMFARQAGCTPEQYRRSHLDGRKV is encoded by the coding sequence ATGAACAGCAAACACATCGACCTGCTGGATTTCAGCGAACTGCCGTCGGCGGTGTACTTCCGCTACGCCGACTTCAACGCCCACGAATACGCCGCGCCGCACCGCCACCCCTGGGGCACCCTGGAGTACGCGGCCCATGGCGTGCTGCACATGGACGTCGACGGCAGCCGCTTCATGTCGCCGCCGCAGTACGCGGTGTGGGTGCCGCCGCAGGTCGAGCACAGCTTCTACAGCCATCAGCCGGTCAACTACCGGGCGGTGTGCCTGGATCCGTCGGTGTGCGCCGACCTGCCGGCGCGGGCCTGCACCCTGGCGATCAGCGACATCCTCAAGGCGATCCTCAAGGACTTCGCCGCCCGCGACGTGAAGATCCCCGACCTCGACGCCGACCGGCGCCTGGCCCAGGTGCTGGTAGATCAGTTGCGCCAGGCGCCGGTGCACGAGTGCTACCTGCCCTACGCCAGCAGCCCGGGCTTGCTGGCGATCCTCGACGCGTTGCAGGCCGAGCCCGGCAACAACCAGCCGCTGGCGCACTGGGCGCAGCAGGTGCATGTGAGCGAGCGCACCCTGGCGCGCCAGTTCGTGCGTGAGCTGGGGATGAGTTTCGGCGAATGGCGCCAGCGCCTGCGTTACCTGGCGGCCATCGAAGCGCTGGAGAGCCCGCGCAGCGTGCAGGAAATCGCCTTCGACCTCGGCTACAGCAGCGGCTCGGCGTTCATCGCCATGTTCGCCCGTCAGGCCGGGTGCACGCCGGAGCAGTACCGGCGCAGCCACCTGGACGGCAGGAAGGTGTAA
- a CDS encoding DMT family transporter, producing the protein MQYAFPLLAIFIWAGNTVVNKLAVGAIFPAEIGFYRWLLAGLFFTPFMLKGVIAHWPQIRPNLGKIFVLGVLGMAVYQSLAYFAATMTSATNMGIILSLMPLMSLAMAIASLGQRLTAGALVGAVLSFAGVLVVVSSGSLGALLQHGVNLGDAMMLIATLAYAVYSTLLKKWQLRLPPLVLLYLQVLVAVAVLFPLYAASPKTGLTLHNLPLVLYACLLASMLAPLAWMQAVQRLGPSRTTLFFNLLPLITALIAAAVLKEQLAMYHLVGGLLTLGGVILSERWTTVIGKRVSLA; encoded by the coding sequence ATGCAATACGCGTTTCCCCTGCTGGCGATCTTCATCTGGGCCGGCAACACCGTGGTCAACAAGCTTGCGGTCGGTGCGATCTTCCCCGCCGAGATCGGCTTCTACCGCTGGCTGCTGGCCGGGCTGTTCTTCACGCCCTTCATGCTCAAGGGCGTGATCGCCCACTGGCCGCAGATCCGCCCGAACCTGGGCAAGATCTTCGTGCTCGGCGTGTTGGGCATGGCGGTCTACCAGAGCCTGGCCTACTTCGCCGCGACGATGACCAGCGCCACCAACATGGGCATCATCCTGTCGCTGATGCCGTTGATGTCCCTGGCCATGGCCATCGCCAGCCTCGGCCAACGCCTGACCGCCGGGGCGCTGGTGGGCGCGGTGCTGTCCTTCGCCGGGGTGCTGGTGGTGGTGTCGTCAGGCAGCCTCGGCGCCCTGCTGCAGCATGGGGTGAACCTGGGCGACGCGATGATGCTGATCGCCACCCTCGCCTACGCGGTCTACAGCACCTTGCTGAAGAAGTGGCAGCTGCGCCTGCCGCCGCTGGTGCTGCTGTACCTGCAGGTGCTGGTGGCGGTGGCGGTGCTGTTTCCGCTGTATGCCGCCTCGCCGAAGACCGGCCTGACCCTGCACAACCTGCCGCTGGTGCTGTACGCGTGCCTGCTGGCCTCGATGCTCGCGCCGCTGGCGTGGATGCAGGCCGTACAGCGCCTGGGCCCGAGCCGCACGACCCTGTTCTTCAACCTGCTGCCGCTGATCACGGCGCTGATTGCGGCGGCGGTGCTCAAGGAGCAACTGGCGATGTACCACCTGGTGGGCGGGCTGCTGACGCTGGGCGGGGTGATCCTGTCCGAGCGCTGGACCACCGTGATCGGCAAAAGGGTGAGCCTGGCCTGA
- a CDS encoding chaperone modulator CbpM, producing MSSPLIVQLDMAEFCEATDLSDAYVIEIVEHGILEPQGAQPREWRFTDVELTLARRAAKLRRDLELEWEGVALAMELLEEVKALRAENRMLRQRLARLVAE from the coding sequence ATGAGCAGCCCCCTGATCGTTCAACTGGACATGGCAGAATTCTGTGAGGCGACCGACCTGTCGGACGCCTACGTGATCGAGATCGTCGAGCACGGCATCCTCGAACCTCAGGGCGCGCAGCCCCGGGAGTGGCGCTTCACCGATGTCGAGCTGACCCTGGCCCGGCGCGCGGCCAAGCTGCGGCGCGACCTGGAGCTTGAGTGGGAAGGGGTGGCGCTGGCGATGGAACTGCTGGAAGAGGTGAAGGCACTGCGGGCGGAGAACCGGATGCTGCGCCAGCGCCTGGCGCGGTTGGTGGCCGAGTGA
- the ureC gene encoding urease subunit alpha: MKISRQAYADMFGPTVGDKVRLADTELWIEVERDFTTYGEEVKFGGGKVIRDGQGQSQRLAAEVVDTVITNALIVDHWGIVKADVGLKDGRVNAIGKAGNPDIQPGVTFAIGAATEVIAGEGMILTAGGIDTHIHFICPQQIEEALMSGVTTMIGGGTGPATGTNATTCTSGPWHLARMLQAADAFPMNIGLTGKGNASLPEPLIEQVRAGAIGLKLHEDWGTTPASIDNCLSVADRFDVQVAIHTDTLNESGFVETTLGAFKGRTIHTYHTEGAGGGHAPDIIKACGFPNVLPSSTNPTRPFTRNTIDEHLDMLMVCHHLDPSIAEDVAFAESRIRRETIAAEDILHDLGAFSMISSDSQAMGRVGEVITRTWQTADKMKRQRGPLPQDGEGNDNFRAKRYIAKYTINPAITHGISHEVGSVEVGKWADLVLWRPAFFGVKPTLILKGGAIAASLMGDANASIPTPQPVHYRPMFASYGGSLHATSLTFISQAAHEAGLPEALGLKKTIGVVKGCRDVRKTDLIHNDYLPAIDVDPQTYQVKADGVLLWCEPADTLPMAQRYFLF, from the coding sequence TTGAAGATTTCCCGTCAAGCCTACGCCGACATGTTCGGCCCCACCGTCGGCGACAAGGTGCGCCTGGCCGACACCGAGCTGTGGATCGAAGTCGAGCGGGACTTCACCACCTACGGCGAAGAAGTGAAGTTCGGCGGCGGCAAGGTGATCCGCGACGGCCAGGGCCAGAGCCAGCGGCTGGCCGCCGAGGTGGTCGACACCGTGATCACCAACGCGCTGATCGTCGACCACTGGGGCATCGTCAAGGCCGACGTCGGCCTCAAGGACGGGCGCGTCAACGCCATCGGCAAGGCCGGCAACCCGGACATCCAGCCCGGCGTCACCTTCGCCATCGGCGCCGCCACCGAAGTCATCGCCGGCGAAGGCATGATCCTCACGGCCGGCGGCATCGACACCCACATCCACTTCATCTGCCCGCAGCAGATCGAAGAGGCGCTGATGAGCGGCGTCACCACCATGATCGGCGGCGGCACGGGGCCGGCCACCGGCACCAACGCCACCACCTGCACCTCGGGGCCGTGGCACCTGGCGCGGATGCTCCAGGCCGCCGACGCGTTCCCGATGAACATCGGCCTCACCGGCAAGGGCAACGCCAGCCTGCCGGAGCCGCTGATCGAGCAGGTCAGGGCCGGCGCCATCGGCCTCAAGCTGCATGAGGACTGGGGCACCACCCCGGCGAGCATCGACAACTGCCTCAGCGTCGCCGACCGGTTCGATGTGCAGGTGGCGATCCACACCGACACCCTCAACGAATCCGGTTTCGTCGAGACCACCCTGGGCGCGTTCAAGGGCCGCACCATCCACACCTACCACACCGAGGGCGCCGGCGGCGGCCATGCGCCGGACATCATCAAGGCCTGCGGCTTCCCCAACGTGCTGCCGAGCTCGACCAACCCGACCCGGCCGTTCACCCGCAACACCATCGACGAACACCTGGACATGCTGATGGTCTGCCATCACCTGGATCCGAGCATCGCCGAAGACGTGGCGTTCGCCGAAAGCCGCATCCGCCGCGAAACCATCGCCGCCGAAGACATCCTCCACGACCTCGGCGCGTTCTCCATGATCAGCTCCGACAGCCAGGCCATGGGCCGGGTCGGCGAGGTCATCACCCGCACCTGGCAGACCGCCGACAAGATGAAGCGCCAGCGCGGCCCGCTGCCCCAGGACGGGGAAGGCAACGACAACTTCCGCGCCAAGCGCTACATCGCCAAGTACACGATCAACCCGGCGATCACCCACGGCATCAGCCATGAGGTCGGTTCGGTGGAAGTGGGCAAATGGGCCGACCTGGTGCTGTGGCGCCCGGCGTTCTTCGGGGTCAAGCCGACGCTGATCCTCAAGGGCGGCGCCATCGCCGCCAGCCTGATGGGCGACGCCAACGCCTCGATCCCCACGCCGCAGCCGGTGCATTACCGGCCGATGTTCGCCAGCTACGGCGGCTCGCTGCACGCCACCAGCCTGACCTTCATCAGCCAGGCCGCCCACGAGGCCGGGCTGCCCGAGGCCCTGGGCCTGAAGAAGACCATCGGCGTGGTCAAGGGCTGCCGCGACGTGCGCAAGACAGACCTGATCCACAACGACTACCTGCCGGCCATCGACGTGGACCCGCAGACCTACCAGGTCAAGGCCGACGGCGTGCTGCTGTGGTGCGAACCGGCGGACACCCTGCCGATGGCCCAGCGGTACTTCCTGTTCTAG
- a CDS encoding DnaJ C-terminal domain-containing protein, translating to MDFKDYYKILGVEPTADDKAIKAAYRKLARKYHPDVSKEKDAEAKFKDASEAYEALKSADKRAEYDDLRRYGQHGQPFQGPPGWQSRGGFGGGSDGGDFSDFFSSIFGNRGPGFGGGGRQSRSAGRRGQDVEMELPIFLEETLSNESKKVTFQVPQHNAAGQHVSNTSKSLNVKIPAGVTDGERIRLKGQGAPGVGGGANGDLYLTIRFAPHPKFDVEGDNLIITLPLAPWELALGAEVAVPTLTGKINLKVPAGSQNGQRMRAKGHGLKNKAGERGYLFVQLKAVMPKATGDDVKALWQELAKKAAFNPRENF from the coding sequence ATGGACTTCAAAGACTATTACAAGATACTCGGCGTGGAGCCGACGGCGGACGACAAGGCGATCAAGGCCGCCTATCGCAAGCTGGCGCGCAAGTACCACCCCGATGTCAGCAAGGAAAAGGACGCCGAGGCCAAGTTCAAGGACGCCTCGGAAGCCTATGAGGCGCTGAAGAGCGCCGACAAGCGCGCCGAGTACGACGACCTGCGCCGCTACGGCCAGCATGGCCAGCCCTTCCAGGGGCCGCCGGGCTGGCAGAGCCGCGGCGGCTTCGGCGGCGGATCCGACGGCGGCGACTTTTCCGACTTTTTCAGCTCGATCTTCGGCAACCGCGGCCCCGGCTTCGGCGGTGGCGGCCGGCAATCGCGCAGCGCCGGGCGCCGGGGACAGGACGTGGAAATGGAACTGCCGATCTTCCTTGAGGAAACCCTCTCGAACGAGTCGAAGAAGGTCACCTTCCAGGTGCCGCAGCACAACGCGGCGGGCCAGCACGTCAGCAACACCAGCAAGAGCCTGAACGTGAAGATCCCGGCGGGGGTGACCGACGGCGAGCGCATCCGCCTCAAGGGCCAGGGCGCACCGGGTGTCGGCGGCGGGGCCAACGGCGACCTGTACCTGACCATCCGCTTCGCGCCGCACCCCAAGTTCGACGTCGAAGGCGACAACCTGATCATCACCCTGCCGCTGGCGCCGTGGGAACTGGCGCTGGGCGCCGAGGTGGCGGTGCCGACCCTGACCGGCAAGATCAACCTCAAGGTGCCGGCCGGCAGCCAGAACGGCCAACGCATGCGCGCCAAGGGCCATGGCCTGAAGAACAAGGCCGGCGAGCGCGGTTACCTGTTCGTCCAGCTCAAGGCCGTGATGCCGAAGGCCACGGGCGACGACGTCAAGGCCCTGTGGCAGGAACTGGCCAAGAAAGCCGCCTTCAACCCGCGAGAGAACTTCTGA
- a CDS encoding AI-2E family transporter, producing the protein MPTFSERHVVLWASWIIIFGGLLLVLPLRLLPSLLAGLLVFELVNMLTPQLQRLIEGRRARWLAVALLGTLVVSVLALIFAGAISFLLHEAENPGASLDKFMGVVDRARGQLPPFVDAYLPASAAEFRVAIGEWMSKHLADLQLVGKDAAHMFVTLLIGMVLGAIIALQRVPDVTKRKPLAAALFDRLHLLVQAFRNIVFAQIKISLLNTFFTGIFLAVILPLFGIKLPLTKTLIVLTFLLGLLPVIGNLMSNTLITIVGLSLSIWVAIAALGYLIFIHKLEYFLNARIVGGQISAKSWELLLAMLVFEAAFGLPGVVAGPIYYAYLKSELKLGGMV; encoded by the coding sequence ATGCCAACGTTTTCTGAGCGTCATGTCGTGTTGTGGGCCAGTTGGATCATCATTTTCGGCGGGTTGCTGCTGGTGTTGCCGTTGCGCCTGTTGCCCAGCCTGCTGGCCGGGCTGCTGGTGTTCGAACTGGTCAACATGCTCACCCCGCAACTGCAGCGGCTGATCGAAGGCCGGCGCGCCCGCTGGCTGGCGGTGGCGCTGCTCGGCACGCTGGTGGTGAGCGTGCTGGCGCTGATCTTCGCCGGCGCCATCAGTTTTCTGCTGCACGAGGCGGAAAACCCCGGCGCTTCCCTCGACAAGTTCATGGGCGTGGTCGACCGCGCGCGGGGTCAGTTGCCGCCCTTCGTCGACGCTTACCTGCCGGCCAGCGCCGCCGAGTTCCGGGTGGCGATCGGCGAATGGATGAGCAAACACCTGGCCGACCTGCAACTGGTCGGCAAGGACGCGGCGCACATGTTCGTGACCCTGCTGATCGGCATGGTGCTCGGCGCGATCATCGCCCTGCAACGGGTGCCGGACGTCACCAAGCGCAAGCCGCTGGCGGCCGCGCTGTTCGACCGCCTGCACCTGCTGGTCCAGGCGTTTCGCAACATCGTCTTCGCGCAGATCAAGATCTCCCTGCTCAACACCTTCTTCACCGGGATCTTCCTGGCGGTGATCCTGCCGCTGTTCGGCATCAAGCTGCCGCTGACCAAGACCCTGATCGTGCTGACGTTCCTGCTCGGCCTGCTGCCGGTGATCGGCAACCTGATGTCGAACACCCTGATCACCATCGTCGGCCTGTCGCTGTCGATCTGGGTGGCGATCGCGGCGCTGGGCTACCTGATCTTCATCCACAAGCTGGAATACTTCCTCAACGCGCGCATCGTCGGCGGGCAGATCAGCGCCAAGTCGTGGGAGCTGCTGCTGGCGATGCTGGTGTTCGAGGCGGCGTTCGGTCTGCCGGGGGTGGTGGCGGGGCCGATCTATTACGCGTATCTGAAGAGTGAGCTGAAGCTGGGCGGGATGGTTTAG
- a CDS encoding PsiF family protein: MKMLRVPLLMIGLLLCSQGFAATAQQNKMTTCNADATAKSLKGDERKAFMSTCLKAAPAANDAKALTPQQQKMKTCNADAATKALTGDARKTFMSDCLKKK, encoded by the coding sequence ATGAAGATGTTGCGTGTCCCTTTGCTGATGATCGGCCTGCTGCTGTGCTCCCAGGGGTTCGCCGCCACGGCGCAACAGAACAAGATGACCACCTGCAACGCCGACGCCACGGCCAAGAGCCTCAAGGGCGACGAGCGCAAGGCTTTCATGAGCACCTGCCTGAAAGCGGCGCCGGCGGCCAACGACGCCAAGGCCCTGACCCCGCAGCAGCAGAAGATGAAGACCTGCAACGCCGATGCGGCGACCAAGGCCCTGACCGGCGATGCGCGCAAGACCTTCATGAGCGATTGCCTGAAGAAAAAATGA
- a CDS encoding FMN-dependent NADH-azoreductase, with the protein MSKILAIHASPRGERSHSRRLAEGFLSAWQARHPQARVTRREVGRALIPAVNEAFVAAAFYPEPEARPLTMQADLALSDQLVGELFDHDLLLISTPMYNFNVPSGLKAWVDQIVRLGLTFDHTLDNGIAQYTPLLQGKKALIVTTRGGFGFGPGGELEALNHADPWLRTALGFIGINDVTVVAAEGEESAERTFAVSVAEAEQRLLGLARVF; encoded by the coding sequence ATGAGCAAAATTCTTGCGATCCATGCCAGCCCACGGGGCGAGCGTTCCCATTCGCGGCGCCTGGCGGAAGGGTTCCTCAGTGCCTGGCAGGCGCGCCACCCCCAGGCCCGGGTGACTCGCCGCGAAGTCGGCCGGGCGCTGATCCCGGCGGTCAACGAGGCCTTTGTCGCGGCGGCGTTCTACCCGGAGCCCGAAGCGCGGCCGTTGACGATGCAGGCGGATCTGGCGCTCAGCGACCAACTGGTCGGCGAGCTGTTCGACCATGACCTGCTGCTGATCTCCACGCCCATGTACAACTTCAACGTGCCCAGCGGCCTCAAGGCCTGGGTCGACCAGATCGTGCGGCTGGGCCTGACCTTCGACCACACGCTGGACAACGGCATCGCCCAGTACACGCCGCTGCTGCAAGGCAAGAAAGCCCTGATCGTCACCACCCGCGGCGGCTTCGGCTTCGGCCCGGGGGGCGAGCTGGAGGCCCTGAACCACGCCGATCCGTGGCTGCGCACGGCGCTGGGCTTCATCGGCATCAACGACGTCACGGTGGTGGCGGCCGAGGGCGAGGAATCCGCCGAACGCACCTTCGCGGTGTCGGTGGCCGAGGCCGAGCAGCGCCTGCTCGGCCTGGCCCGGGTGTTCTGA
- a CDS encoding DMT family transporter: MAWLLLLVAAAFEVTFAMGMKYADGFTRLWPSLITVAAAVGGVYFLTLAMRELPVSVAYPVWTAIGSLGTVLLGGVLLGESLTLVKLLSVGLIVAGVAGLK; this comes from the coding sequence GTGGCCTGGCTGTTGCTGTTGGTGGCGGCGGCGTTCGAGGTCACGTTCGCCATGGGCATGAAGTACGCCGACGGCTTCACCCGTTTGTGGCCGTCGCTGATCACGGTGGCTGCGGCGGTGGGCGGGGTGTACTTTCTGACGCTGGCGATGCGCGAGCTGCCGGTGAGCGTCGCCTACCCGGTCTGGACGGCCATCGGGTCGCTGGGCACGGTGCTGCTCGGGGGCGTGCTGCTGGGCGAGAGCCTGACCCTGGTCAAGCTGCTGTCGGTGGGGCTGATTGTGGCGGGGGTGGCGGGGCTGAAGTAG
- a CDS encoding sensor histidine kinase, with product MRLSEFIMANVDPIVEEWETFARTITPAADYLDGPALRDHARSLLLAAARDMDKPQTADEQADKSKGEGPAKTPSLDQAGASHGEMRHSVGFDLVQMTSEFRHLRACVIRLWVDSLQTPDRTGLRDMIRFNEAIDEALAESTAAYAEQVNRSRDIFLAILGHDLRAPLQAVTISTDMLLRKTALQEDALPFVQNIKDGSRHMAAMVSDLLELVRSRLGKSLPIEPAPMDLADTARAAIAEAFAGNPDSDTVLKVEGDTHGVWDAGRLAQLLQNLIGNALQHGTGPQGVVVSLHGEADSVRLTVHNHGEPISEDAIGTIFDPLVRSADEVLGQTSTSLGLGLFIVKEVVTAHGGTIEVSSSGEEGTLFSVVLPRKA from the coding sequence ATGCGTCTTTCCGAATTCATCATGGCCAACGTCGATCCCATCGTCGAAGAATGGGAGACCTTCGCCCGCACCATCACACCGGCGGCCGACTACCTGGACGGCCCGGCCCTGCGCGACCACGCCCGCTCGCTCCTGCTGGCCGCCGCCCGGGACATGGACAAACCGCAGACCGCCGACGAACAGGCCGACAAGTCCAAGGGCGAAGGCCCGGCCAAGACCCCGAGCCTGGACCAGGCCGGCGCCAGCCATGGCGAAATGCGCCACTCGGTGGGCTTCGACCTGGTGCAGATGACCTCCGAGTTCCGCCACCTGCGCGCCTGCGTCATCCGCCTGTGGGTCGACAGCCTGCAAACGCCGGACCGCACCGGCCTGCGCGACATGATCCGCTTCAACGAAGCCATCGACGAAGCCCTGGCCGAGTCCACGGCGGCCTACGCCGAACAGGTCAACCGCTCGCGGGACATCTTCCTCGCCATCCTCGGCCACGACCTGCGCGCGCCGCTGCAGGCCGTGACCATCTCCACCGACATGCTGCTGCGCAAGACCGCGCTGCAGGAGGACGCCCTGCCCTTCGTGCAGAACATCAAGGACGGCTCGCGGCACATGGCGGCCATGGTCAGCGACCTGCTGGAGCTGGTGCGCAGCCGCCTGGGCAAGAGCCTGCCGATCGAGCCGGCGCCGATGGACCTGGCGGATACGGCGCGGGCGGCCATCGCCGAAGCCTTCGCCGGCAATCCGGACAGCGACACGGTCCTGAAGGTGGAGGGCGACACCCATGGGGTCTGGGACGCCGGACGGCTGGCCCAACTGCTGCAGAACCTGATCGGCAACGCCTTGCAGCACGGCACCGGCCCGCAGGGCGTGGTGGTGAGCCTGCACGGGGAAGCCGACAGCGTGCGCCTGACCGTGCACAACCACGGCGAGCCGATCTCCGAGGACGCCATCGGCACGATTTTCGACCCGCTGGTGCGCAGCGCCGACGAAGTGCTCGGCCAGACGTCCACCAGCCTCGGGCTGGGGCTGTTCATCGTCAAGGAAGTGGTGACCGCCCACGGCGGGACGATCGAGGTCAGTTCGAGCGGGGAGGAAGGCACGCTGTTCAGCGTGGTGTTGCCGAGAAAGGCCTAG
- a CDS encoding esterase/lipase family protein: protein MSQASATRYPLVLVPGMLGFIRLVLYPYWYGIISALRRGGATVIAVQVSPLNSTEVRGEQLLARIDEILRDTGAEKVNLIGHSQGSLTARYAAAKRPDRVASVTSVAGPNHGSELADYLERHYPADSARGRLLEALLRFVGWLMGLLETGYRGPKLPVDIHASHQSLTTAGVALFNLRYPQGLPETWGGQGPEEVDGVRYYSWSGTLQPGKTDRGGNLFDGTHRSCRLFAKTFVREAGQCDGMVGRCSAHLGTVIGDDYPMDHFDIVNQSLGLVGKGADPVRLFVEHAARLKAAGV, encoded by the coding sequence ATGTCGCAAGCCTCGGCCACCCGTTATCCCCTGGTGCTGGTGCCGGGCATGCTCGGGTTTATCCGCCTGGTGCTGTACCCCTACTGGTACGGGATCATCAGCGCGCTGCGCCGGGGCGGCGCCACGGTGATCGCCGTGCAGGTGTCGCCGCTCAACTCCACCGAGGTGCGCGGCGAGCAGCTGCTGGCGCGGATCGACGAGATCCTGCGCGACACCGGCGCCGAGAAGGTCAACCTGATCGGGCACAGCCAGGGTTCGCTGACCGCCCGCTACGCAGCGGCCAAACGGCCGGACCGGGTGGCGTCGGTGACGTCGGTGGCCGGGCCCAACCACGGTTCGGAACTGGCGGACTACCTCGAACGCCACTACCCGGCGGACAGCGCCCGGGGCCGCCTGCTGGAGGCGCTGCTGCGGTTTGTCGGCTGGCTGATGGGCCTGCTGGAGACCGGCTACCGCGGGCCGAAGCTGCCGGTGGACATCCATGCCTCGCACCAGTCGCTCACGACGGCGGGGGTGGCGCTGTTCAACCTGCGTTATCCACAGGGGCTGCCCGAAACCTGGGGCGGGCAGGGGCCGGAGGAGGTCGACGGCGTGCGTTACTACTCCTGGTCCGGCACCTTGCAGCCGGGCAAGACCGACCGGGGCGGCAACCTGTTCGACGGCACCCACCGCAGTTGCCGGCTGTTCGCCAAGACCTTCGTGCGCGAGGCCGGGCAATGCGACGGCATGGTCGGGCGTTGCAGCGCGCACCTGGGCACGGTGATCGGCGACGACTACCCGATGGATCACTTCGACATCGTCAACCAGTCGCTGGGGCTGGTGGGCAAGGGCGCGGATCCGGTGCGGCTATTCGTCGAGCATGCCGCGCGCCTCAAGGCAGCGGGAGTCTGA
- a CDS encoding Hsp70 family protein: MKDASPARACGIDFGTSNSTVGWLRPGMETMIALEDDKITLPSVVFFNIEERRPVYGRLALHEYLEGYEGRLMRSLKSLLGSKLIKHDTSVLGTAMPFKDLLGLFIGQLKGRAEASAGREFEQVVLGRPVFFVDDDPLADQEAEDTLAEVAKKIGFKDVSFQYEPIAAAFDYESTLEREELVLIVDIGGGTSDFSLVRLSPERRAVDNRHDDILATGGVHIGGTDFDKQLSLQGLMPLFGYGSRMKSGALMPTSHHMNLATWHTINSVYSQKSTLALGSMRYDIEDTGGIDRLFKLIEQRAGHWLAMEVEETKIQLTHSDSRRVALDRIEPGLDVELTRTLFESAIDTQLARVRASVTQLLADAGVAVGQVDTVFFTGGSSGIPALRNSVAAMLPNARHVEGNIFGSIGSGLAIEAMKRYGV, encoded by the coding sequence ATGAAAGACGCCTCTCCAGCCCGTGCCTGCGGCATCGACTTCGGCACGTCCAACTCCACCGTCGGCTGGCTGCGCCCCGGCATGGAAACGATGATCGCGCTGGAAGACGACAAGATCACCCTGCCGTCGGTGGTCTTCTTCAATATCGAGGAACGCCGTCCGGTGTACGGGCGCCTGGCGCTGCACGAGTACCTGGAAGGCTACGAAGGCCGCCTGATGCGCTCGCTCAAGAGCCTGCTCGGTTCCAAGCTGATCAAGCACGACACCAGCGTGCTGGGCACGGCCATGCCGTTCAAGGACTTGCTCGGGCTGTTCATCGGCCAGCTCAAGGGCCGCGCCGAGGCCTCCGCCGGCCGCGAGTTCGAGCAGGTGGTGCTGGGCCGCCCGGTGTTTTTCGTCGACGACGACCCGCTGGCCGACCAAGAGGCCGAAGACACCCTGGCGGAAGTGGCGAAGAAGATCGGCTTCAAGGACGTGTCGTTCCAGTACGAGCCGATCGCGGCGGCGTTCGACTACGAGTCGACGCTGGAACGGGAAGAACTGGTGCTGATCGTCGACATCGGCGGCGGTACGTCGGACTTTTCCCTGGTGCGCCTGTCGCCCGAGCGCCGGGCTGTGGATAACCGTCACGACGACATCCTCGCCACCGGCGGCGTGCACATCGGCGGAACCGACTTCGACAAGCAACTGAGCCTGCAAGGCCTGATGCCGCTGTTCGGCTACGGCAGCCGGATGAAGAGCGGCGCGCTCATGCCCACCAGCCACCACATGAACCTGGCGACCTGGCACACCATCAACTCGGTGTACTCGCAGAAGTCGACCTTGGCCCTGGGCAGCATGCGCTACGACATCGAGGACACCGGCGGCATCGACCGCCTGTTCAAGCTGATCGAGCAGCGCGCCGGCCACTGGCTGGCGATGGAAGTGGAAGAGACCAAGATCCAGCTGACCCACAGCGACAGCCGCCGCGTAGCGCTGGACCGGATCGAGCCGGGCCTCGACGTGGAACTGACCCGGACGCTGTTCGAGTCGGCCATCGACACCCAGCTTGCGCGCGTGCGCGCCAGTGTCACCCAACTGCTGGCGGACGCCGGCGTGGCGGTGGGCCAGGTCGACACGGTGTTCTTCACCGGCGGTTCCAGCGGCATCCCGGCGCTGCGCAACAGCGTCGCGGCGATGCTGCCCAACGCGCGGCATGTGGAAGGCAACATCTTCGGCAGCATCGGCAGCGGGCTGGCGATTGAGGCCATGAAGCGATATGGCGTTTAA